Proteins from one Flavobacterium sp. N2038 genomic window:
- a CDS encoding SusD/RagB family nutrient-binding outer membrane lipoprotein has protein sequence MKNRYIKIFCIAIVSAMTLASCDKGFEEMNTNPNALTDPAVKSMFTLAEIYVDGQDFSNTRGNNIYAAQIVQQFSSLGGSGSKYTYSSEYSGALFGETYGKGLNQIFQLLSVIENTPENTNAIQALRIMKVFLFQKLTDTYGEVPYFEAGKGYNGGVFAPKYDTQEAIYNDLLKELDEAGNALDANKAFVGNADLFYQSNVAKWKKLANSMMLRVAMRLSKVNPAKAKEYVEKAVAKGVFTSNDDSLVLKHDAGPQGVKTNPITSSWVRNDLNGGDANTKFSKTFIDNLKNNNDPRLRIYAKLEATGNNSPASQQGLANDAKEFPGGDKKLFSDPNTSTVLRLDAPTLIMSYAEVEFILAEAAVKGWNVGGSAQKHYEDGVKAAMQVLTIFGDKVQAVSLAEYNDYMTAHPFKSAGTEAEKIEQIITQKWIVLLFNGFEAFSEYRRTGYPVLVPVNDPTGETKGTIPRRLIYDQSELITNAANYKEAISRQGLDLMTTRIWWDK, from the coding sequence ATGAAAAACAGATATATAAAAATATTTTGTATCGCAATTGTTAGTGCAATGACACTAGCTTCATGCGATAAAGGATTCGAAGAAATGAATACGAATCCAAATGCTTTGACAGATCCTGCTGTAAAATCAATGTTTACACTTGCTGAGATTTATGTTGACGGACAAGATTTTTCTAATACAAGAGGAAATAATATTTACGCTGCGCAAATTGTACAGCAATTTTCATCCCTAGGAGGTTCAGGTTCAAAATATACCTATTCATCGGAATACTCTGGTGCCCTTTTTGGAGAAACGTATGGTAAAGGATTAAATCAAATTTTTCAGTTATTATCTGTTATAGAAAATACACCAGAAAATACTAATGCGATCCAGGCTTTAAGAATCATGAAAGTTTTCTTGTTTCAAAAGTTAACAGATACTTACGGAGAGGTACCTTATTTTGAAGCTGGTAAAGGATATAATGGAGGTGTTTTTGCTCCAAAATATGATACACAGGAAGCAATCTATAATGATCTTTTAAAAGAATTAGACGAAGCAGGAAATGCTCTGGATGCTAATAAAGCATTTGTAGGCAATGCAGATTTATTCTACCAAAGTAATGTGGCTAAATGGAAAAAACTGGCAAACTCAATGATGTTGAGAGTTGCAATGCGTTTGTCTAAAGTAAACCCTGCAAAGGCAAAAGAATATGTTGAAAAAGCAGTTGCAAAAGGTGTTTTTACTTCAAATGATGATAGTCTTGTACTAAAACATGATGCAGGACCACAAGGAGTTAAAACGAATCCTATTACTTCATCTTGGGTAAGAAATGACCTGAATGGTGGAGATGCTAATACAAAATTCAGTAAAACGTTTATCGATAATTTAAAAAACAATAACGATCCTCGTTTAAGAATTTATGCAAAACTTGAAGCTACTGGCAACAATTCTCCGGCTAGCCAACAAGGACTTGCAAATGATGCTAAAGAATTTCCGGGAGGAGATAAAAAACTTTTCTCAGATCCTAATACATCAACAGTATTACGTTTAGATGCTCCTACATTAATTATGTCTTATGCCGAAGTAGAATTTATCCTGGCTGAAGCAGCTGTAAAAGGCTGGAATGTTGGTGGATCTGCACAAAAGCATTATGAAGACGGAGTAAAAGCAGCAATGCAGGTACTGACAATTTTTGGAGACAAAGTACAGGCTGTTTCTCTTGCTGAATATAATGATTACATGACAGCTCATCCTTTTAAATCTGCAGGAACAGAAGCTGAAAAAATCGAGCAGATTATTACTCAAAAATGGATCGTATTATTGTTCAACGGCTTTGAAGCTTTTTCAGAATACAGAAGAACAGGATATCCGGTTTTAGTTCCTGTTAATGATCCTACGGGAGAAACAAAAGGAACAATTCCTAGAAGATTAATTTATGATCAGTCAGAATTGATAACCAATGCGGCTAATTATAAAGAAGCAATATCACGCCAAGGGTTGGATTTAATGACAACCAGAATCTGGTGGGACAAATAG